The following proteins are co-located in the Vigna angularis cultivar LongXiaoDou No.4 chromosome 2, ASM1680809v1, whole genome shotgun sequence genome:
- the LOC108347148 gene encoding soyasapogenol B glucuronide galactosyltransferase produces the protein MSMEAQPEHQLNVIFFPFPAPGHMIPMVDTARLFAKHGVSVTIITTLANAFTFQKAIDTDFNSGYHITTRLLPFPAAQLGLPQGLENAKDATTLEIIGKMRLGILMIKDQVELLFQELQPDCLVTDMLHPWTVESAAKLGIPRLYYYSSSYFSICAKRSILKYKPHQKLVSDTHRFTIHELPHKIEMTPLQLPHWLRTESSATEFFEAVFESEGRSYGSLCNNFHELEGDYEQLYKSTVGKSWSVGPVSAWVNKDDERKTNRGHSEDLAREPEWLNWLNSKQNESVLYVSFGSLTRFSHSQLVELAHGLEQSGHSFIWVIRKNEETEKGDSFVQEFEEKMKERKKGYIIWNWAPQLLILDHPATGGFLTHCGWNSILESVSAGLPMITWPIYAEQFFNEKLVAQVLKIGVPVGAKENKWVGVEDCADVGREEIAKAVVHLMGKEESIEMRSRTRKLSDAAKKSIEEGGSSYSNLMQLLDELKSLKITRALDRQSK, from the coding sequence ATGTCAATGGAAGCTCAACCAGAGCACCAACtcaatgtcattttttttccatttccaGCACCTGGGCATATGATTCCCATGGTAGACACAGCAAGGCTATTTGCCAAGCATGGTGTTAGTGTCACCATCATCACTACCCTTGCTAATGCtttcactttccaaaaagctATAGACACTGACTTCAACTCTGGATACCACATCACAACTCGACTGCTTCCATTCCCAGCAGCACAGCTTGGTCTTCCTCAAGGTCTTGAAAACGCCAAAGATGCCACTACTCTAGAAATCATTGGTAAAATGAGGCTTGGAATATTAATGATCAAAGATCAAGTCGAGCTTCTGTTTCAAGAACTACAGCCAGATTGTCTTGTGACTGATATGTTGCATCCCTGGACAGTAGAGTCTGCTGCGAAACTAGGCATTCCAAGGCTTTACTATTACAGCTCGAGCTACTTCTCCATCTGTGCCAAACGTTCTATCCTCAAGTACAAGCCGCATCAGAAGTTGGTTTCTGATACTCACAGGTTTACCATTCATGAGTTGCCTCACAAAATAGAGATGACCCCACTGCAGCTACCACATTGGTTAAGAACGGAGTCTTCTGCCACTGAATTTTTCGAAGCAGTTTTTGAGTCAGAGGGCAGAAGTTATGGATCACTCTGCAACAATTTTCATGAACTTGAGGGTGATTATGAGCAACTTTATAAGAGCACTGTGGGGAAATCCTGGAGTGTAGGACCAGTATCAGCCTGGGTTAACAAGGATGATGAAAGAAAGACCAATCGAGGACACTCGGAGGACCTTGCACGGGAGCCGGAATGGCTCAATTGGCTTAACTCCAAGCAAAATGAGTCTGTGCTTTATGTAAGTTTTGGGAGCCTCACCAGGTTCTCTCATTCTCAACTTGTTGAACTGGCTCATGGTCTTGAACAATCTGGCCATAGTTTCATCTGGGTCATAAGGAAAAATGAAGAAACTGAGAAGGGAGACAGTTTTGTTCAAGAGTTTGAGGAGAAGatgaaagaaaggaagaaaggataTATCATTTGGAACTGGGCACCACAGCTGCTGATATTGGACCACCCTGCCACAGGTGGCTTTTTGACTCACTGTGGTTGGAATTCCATTCTTGAAAGTGTGAGTGCTGGATTGCCAATGATTACATGGCCAATCTATGCTGAGCAATTTTTCAATGAGAAGTTGGTAGCTCAAGTGTTGAAAATTGGAGTCCCAGTGGGAGCTAAGGAAAACAAATGGGTTGGCGTGGAGGATTGTGCAGATGTGGGAAGGGAAGAAATTGCAAAGGCTGTGGTACATTTGATGGGAAAAGAAGAGAGCATAGAAATGAGGAGTAGAACAAGAAAACTAAGTGATGCTGCCAAGAAGAGTATAGAAGAGGGTGGATCCTCTTACAGCAACTTGATGCAGTTGCTTGATGAACTCAAATCTTTGAAGATAACTAGAGCACTTGACAGACAATCCAAATAG